From a single Sulfolobus sp. E5-1-F genomic region:
- a CDS encoding TQO small subunit DoxA domain-containing protein, which yields MNGKITTLVAIIMILFTTGVTLGLYQINFQGLGHLTNYSKTPAYSLVGTTLYENGTLFLQVSRTAGPDTYGGFIVLVQLLYPNGTVVYQWTGQQLGLLPPNSIKNVYPLHPSEPIKIGNYGVGIEVPLGQNSTIILQLPHPIPAGTYIVKVWDADGQSSAYGSKFQITVKVSS from the coding sequence ATGAATGGCAAGATTACAACACTAGTTGCAATTATTATGATACTATTTACTACAGGAGTCACATTAGGACTATATCAGATAAACTTTCAAGGACTTGGGCATTTAACTAACTATTCTAAAACTCCAGCATATTCTTTGGTAGGTACTACATTATACGAAAACGGTACATTGTTCCTGCAAGTAAGTAGAACGGCTGGTCCAGACACTTATGGTGGTTTCATAGTTTTAGTTCAACTCTTGTATCCCAACGGTACAGTAGTATATCAATGGACTGGTCAACAATTAGGTCTATTACCACCAAATAGCATAAAGAATGTATATCCACTACATCCTTCTGAACCAATTAAGATAGGAAACTACGGAGTAGGAATAGAGGTTCCATTAGGACAAAACTCTACAATAATCTTACAATTGCCTCATCCCATACCAGCTGGTACCTATATTGTGAAAGTATGGGATGCGGATGGACAGTCGTCTGCATACGGGAGTAAGTTCCAGATAACAGTTAAAGTAAGCTCCTAA
- a CDS encoding DoxD domain-containing protein, which produces MAQVTVEQTQKFLPMLRITLGFMFFSAFIRRAINVPAKLDPNSSAYVGGKLITFLPHAWSPIKGMLESILLNPSVLYDFIILFTALEAIFGLFMILGLLTRLSGLVLAGLAWGIGLAAGWLGSTCVDEWQIAAVEGAAAFMFVFTGSRWFSIDYLLAKKSKGIRIGKYYIPLW; this is translated from the coding sequence ATGGCACAAGTCACAGTAGAACAGACCCAAAAATTTCTTCCTATGCTTAGAATAACCTTAGGATTCATGTTCTTCTCAGCCTTTATTAGAAGAGCTATAAACGTTCCAGCGAAACTTGATCCAAACAGCAGTGCCTATGTAGGAGGAAAATTGATAACATTTTTACCTCATGCTTGGTCTCCAATAAAAGGAATGCTAGAAAGCATTCTGTTAAACCCTAGCGTCCTCTACGATTTTATAATTCTATTTACAGCATTAGAAGCTATTTTTGGACTCTTCATGATACTAGGATTGCTAACTAGGTTATCTGGATTAGTACTAGCGGGCTTAGCTTGGGGAATTGGTTTAGCAGCAGGTTGGTTAGGTTCAACGTGTGTTGATGAGTGGCAAATAGCAGCAGTTGAGGGAGCTGCTGCATTTATGTTTGTATTTACTGGAAGCAGATGGTTTTCAATTGACTATCTCTTAGCTAAAAAGTCAAAGGGAATAAGGATTGGCAAGTATTACATACCCTTGTGGTGA
- a CDS encoding MBL fold metallo-hydrolase has translation MENQLKKIGYKPEDIHFIIFSHLHLDHTGSLELFKNSKPDIIVHEKELEYALLNVWLNKPAPYLLRDLEILREMNIVPMSTDYLEILPGVELFLIGGHTPGSILLKVRTQNDNNYIFTGDFIHVPEELSFESKGWLLGNAEEYYTRIRLLKSMQKLPRTNIIISHDPKLWDKYPKAPKELK, from the coding sequence ATGGAAAATCAGCTGAAGAAAATAGGTTATAAACCAGAAGATATACACTTTATAATATTTTCTCACTTGCATCTTGATCACACTGGAAGTCTGGAGCTGTTTAAAAATTCTAAACCAGATATAATTGTTCACGAGAAGGAATTAGAGTACGCGTTACTAAACGTATGGTTAAATAAACCTGCTCCTTACCTGCTGAGGGATTTGGAAATTTTACGAGAAATGAACATTGTCCCCATGTCCACTGATTATCTAGAAATACTCCCAGGAGTTGAATTGTTTTTGATTGGAGGACATACACCTGGTTCAATATTGCTAAAGGTAAGAACGCAAAATGATAATAACTATATATTTACTGGAGATTTCATACATGTGCCAGAAGAACTTAGTTTTGAAAGTAAAGGTTGGTTATTAGGTAATGCAGAAGAATACTATACAAGAATAAGACTTCTTAAATCAATGCAGAAGTTACCTAGAACAAATATAATAATTTCACATGATCCTAAACTATGGGATAAATATCCGAAAGCCCCGAAAGAACTGAAATAG
- a CDS encoding AbrB/MazE/SpoVT family DNA-binding domain-containing protein, whose amino-acid sequence MERVKVTRNYQITIPASVRSKIGIKEGDVLEVYLNNDEIVLRKVRSERPRIRLGKRLSLEDIEEAIERGESSDRY is encoded by the coding sequence ATGGAAAGGGTTAAGGTTACCAGAAATTATCAGATAACAATACCTGCTTCAGTGAGGAGTAAGATTGGAATAAAGGAAGGAGATGTACTTGAGGTTTACCTAAATAATGACGAGATAGTTCTTAGGAAGGTTAGGAGTGAGAGACCTAGAATAAGGCTCGGGAAACGCCTTTCTTTAGAAGATATAGAGGAGGCAATAGAACGTGGAGAAAGCAGTGATCGATACTAA